From the genome of Pelobacter propionicus DSM 2379, one region includes:
- a CDS encoding deoxyribodipyrimidine photo-lyase encodes MTAVDIRRIHPLNRREGQDGPVVYWMSRDQRAMDNWALLHAQELALERRAPLVVLFTLAPSFLGATLRQYGFMLRGLAETAQLLAKMNIPFYLLRGEPVGQLCSFVERNRVGTVVTDFDPLRVKRVWREGAARLCGVPFFEVDSHNIVPCRFVSDKQEYGAHTLRPKLRRLLADFLHEFPPLIPHPHAWPVPFQPLDPQGILSDLYMDRSVSELSNPLPGTRAAGERLRSFIAQGLEDYGLRRNDPCCDGQSELSPWLHFGQLAPQRVALETVRTLSGSPSSEAFLDELIVRRELSDNFCLHNQAYDRLEGFPAWALKTLGEHRHDRREYLYTQEQFQDAETHDPLWNAAQRSLLLGGKMHGYLRMYWAKKILEWSASPEEALAVAIRLNDRYSLDGRDPNGYAGIAWSMGGVHDRAWGERPVFGKIRYMNDRGCRRKFDVDAYIRRWGE; translated from the coding sequence TTGACAGCCGTGGACATCCGGCGCATACACCCCCTGAACAGGCGGGAAGGGCAGGACGGCCCGGTGGTTTACTGGATGAGCCGAGACCAGAGGGCAATGGACAACTGGGCCCTGCTCCATGCCCAGGAACTGGCCTTGGAACGGCGGGCGCCGCTGGTGGTGCTCTTCACTCTGGCCCCTTCCTTCCTGGGAGCGACGCTCCGGCAGTATGGCTTCATGCTGAGGGGGTTGGCGGAGACTGCTCAACTGCTGGCAAAGATGAACATTCCCTTCTACCTGCTGCGGGGGGAGCCGGTGGGACAGCTCTGTTCGTTCGTGGAACGGAATCGGGTCGGCACCGTTGTCACCGACTTCGATCCCCTGCGTGTCAAGCGGGTCTGGCGCGAAGGGGCGGCCCGCTTGTGCGGGGTTCCCTTTTTCGAGGTGGATAGCCACAACATCGTCCCCTGCCGTTTCGTCTCCGATAAACAGGAGTATGGTGCCCACACCCTGCGACCGAAGCTTCGGCGCCTGCTCGCCGACTTCCTGCATGAGTTTCCCCCCCTCATCCCCCATCCCCATGCCTGGCCCGTCCCGTTTCAACCCCTCGATCCCCAAGGCATTCTCTCCGATCTGTACATGGACAGGAGCGTGTCAGAGCTGAGCAATCCCCTGCCGGGAACAAGGGCCGCCGGTGAACGGCTGCGGAGCTTCATCGCCCAGGGTCTTGAAGACTATGGTCTCCGGCGTAACGATCCCTGTTGCGACGGCCAGTCGGAGCTCTCCCCCTGGCTGCACTTCGGCCAGCTCGCTCCCCAGCGGGTGGCCCTGGAAACAGTGCGCACTCTCTCCGGCTCGCCATCCAGCGAGGCGTTTCTGGATGAACTGATCGTGAGAAGGGAGCTGTCGGACAATTTCTGTCTCCATAACCAGGCCTATGACCGTCTGGAGGGATTTCCCGCCTGGGCGCTGAAGACCCTCGGGGAACATCGCCACGACCGGCGCGAGTACCTTTATACGCAGGAACAGTTCCAGGACGCCGAGACCCATGATCCGCTCTGGAATGCGGCCCAGCGTTCCCTGCTGCTGGGCGGGAAGATGCACGGCTACCTGCGCATGTACTGGGCCAAAAAGATCCTGGAGTGGAGCGCCTCGCCGGAAGAGGCGCTGGCGGTCGCCATCCGGTTGAACGACCGCTACAGCCTGGATGGCCGCGACCCCAACGGCTATGCCGGCATCGCCTGGAGCATGGGGGGGGTGCATGACCGCGCCTGGGGTGAACGGCCGGTCTTCGGCAAGATCCGGTACATGAACGACAGGGGGTGCAGACGCAAATTCGACGTCGACGCCTATATCCGGCGCTGGGG
- the opp4C gene encoding oligopeptide ABC transporter permease, producing MTDLTSSYLYAVVWQRLKRNRLALAGGCVVLLLFVVSLLAPLIVPSDPNAIDAWHVLSPPSWQHWFGTDELGRDVLSRMIYGSRISLKVGFVAVGIAVSIGTLVGLVSGYYRGLVDSCLMRMVDIMLCFPAFFLILAVITFLEPSIWYIMMVIGLTGWMGVARMVRAETLSIREMDYITAARCIGCSDLRIIFRHILPNTLSPVLVSATLGVAGAILTESALSFLGIGVQPPTPSWGNILTSGKDYIEFAWWLSFFPGLAILVTVLAYNLLGEGIRDAFDPRVNR from the coding sequence ATGACCGACCTGACCAGTTCATACCTGTACGCCGTTGTCTGGCAACGCCTGAAACGCAACCGCCTGGCCCTGGCCGGCGGCTGCGTGGTGCTGCTGCTCTTCGTCGTCTCCCTGCTGGCCCCGTTGATCGTCCCCTCCGACCCCAACGCCATCGATGCCTGGCATGTGCTCTCCCCCCCCTCCTGGCAGCACTGGTTCGGCACCGACGAACTGGGGCGCGACGTACTCAGTCGCATGATCTATGGCAGCCGCATCTCCCTCAAGGTCGGCTTTGTCGCCGTGGGCATCGCCGTCTCCATCGGCACCCTGGTGGGACTGGTCTCCGGCTACTACCGTGGCCTGGTTGACAGCTGCCTGATGCGCATGGTGGACATCATGCTCTGCTTTCCCGCCTTCTTCCTGATCCTGGCGGTGATCACCTTTCTGGAGCCTTCCATCTGGTACATCATGATGGTCATCGGTCTGACCGGCTGGATGGGGGTGGCGCGCATGGTGCGGGCCGAGACCCTCTCCATCCGCGAGATGGACTACATCACGGCGGCCCGCTGCATCGGCTGCTCCGACCTGCGGATCATCTTCCGCCACATCCTGCCCAACACCCTGTCGCCGGTGCTGGTTTCCGCCACCCTGGGGGTGGCCGGCGCCATCCTGACCGAGTCGGCCCTCTCGTTCCTGGGCATCGGCGTCCAGCCCCCCACCCCCAGCTGGGGCAACATCCTCACCTCGGGCAAGGACTACATCGAATTTGCCTGGTGGCTCTCCTTCTTCCCCGGTCTGGCCATCCTGGTGACGGTACTGGCCTACAACCTGCTGGGGGAGGGGATCAGGGACGCCTTCGATCCCCGGGTGAACCGTTGA